In Paralcaligenes sp. KSB-10, the following are encoded in one genomic region:
- the lptE gene encoding LPS assembly lipoprotein LptE, producing MHNFQLRHPSPSTQRGLRGLVCVVLCALLVACGFKLRGTAPLPFDTLYTNIPENSEFGAQMRRAIQASSPNTRFVDKPGDAQAKLIQLANNQSLREVSINAQGLVEEYELNLTFVFELIDAKGHILLPPTTLTSSQDMPYDPNAIQAKQGEIGTMFKQMQKSLVDRVVRRLSSPDVTEAVKNLDQQPIEENPKGSSRYQNTPKPTPWITPRISPGTGLQ from the coding sequence ATGCACAATTTCCAGCTCAGGCACCCTTCCCCATCGACGCAACGCGGCTTGCGGGGGCTTGTCTGCGTTGTGTTATGCGCGTTGCTGGTGGCATGCGGCTTCAAGCTGCGGGGCACTGCGCCTTTGCCGTTCGACACGCTGTATACCAATATTCCCGAAAACTCGGAATTCGGCGCGCAAATGCGGCGCGCCATCCAGGCCAGCTCGCCCAATACCCGGTTTGTCGACAAACCGGGCGATGCCCAGGCCAAGCTGATTCAATTGGCCAACAACCAGTCCCTGCGCGAAGTTTCCATCAATGCCCAGGGCCTGGTCGAAGAATACGAGCTCAACCTGACCTTCGTCTTCGAACTGATCGATGCCAAGGGCCACATACTGCTGCCGCCCACCACACTCACTTCCAGCCAGGACATGCCTTACGATCCAAATGCGATTCAGGCCAAGCAGGGAGAAATCGGCACCATGTTCAAGCAAATGCAGAAGAGCCTGGTGGACCGCGTCGTTCGGCGCCTGAGCTCGCCCGATGTGACCGAAGCCGTCAAGAACCTGGACCAGCAGCCGATCGAAGAAAACCCCAAAGGCTCTTCACGGTACCAGAATACGCCCAAACCCACGCCCTGGATCACGCCGCGCATCTCGCCGGGAACCGGGCTGCAGTAA
- a CDS encoding CopD family protein, with the protein MLWIKTFHILFVVSWFAGLFYLPRIYVNLAQTQDGATFDCLLGMARRLYRFMTPLAVLAVIFGLWLFLGYKIGQGSGWMHAKLFFVVLLVGYHHACGRLLKKFSAGQNTRSHRFYRWFNEIPVILLLIIIILVVVRPF; encoded by the coding sequence ATGCTCTGGATTAAAACCTTCCATATTCTATTTGTCGTTTCGTGGTTTGCGGGCCTGTTCTATTTGCCGCGCATCTACGTCAATCTGGCGCAAACGCAAGACGGCGCAACCTTCGACTGCCTGCTGGGCATGGCCCGCCGGTTATACCGGTTCATGACTCCCCTGGCGGTTCTGGCGGTGATCTTCGGACTATGGCTTTTCCTGGGTTACAAAATAGGCCAGGGCAGCGGCTGGATGCACGCCAAGCTTTTTTTCGTCGTCCTGCTCGTCGGCTATCATCATGCCTGCGGACGACTACTCAAAAAATTCTCGGCGGGGCAAAATACCCGCAGCCACCGGTTTTACCGATGGTTTAACGAAATACCCGTTATTCTGCTGCTGATCATCATTATTCTGGTCGTAGTCCGACCCTTTTAA
- a CDS encoding acyl-CoA synthetase, which yields MNDQYSDLYPSYQWFVPSQFNIAQACVHRWAENPHEGRRIAIYFEDELGHREVWTYARLSETANQLANGLSRMGVVPGDRVAVVMAQRPETAAAYMAIFSVGAIAMPLSALFGADGLSVRLRDSEARVAIVDHTTGPDLLQAQTQCPALTQVIGLGFLHDSIIPWRSLLARQATSFKSVVTKSSDPALLLYTSGTTGAPKGALLPHSALIGNLPGFVASQDWFPQKSDIFWSPADWTWTGGLVDSLLPTLYFGHSIVGTLGRFSATRAFEIMERYQVTNTFLFPTAIKIMMDEIRAPREHYKLALRCIMSAGESVGTAVFDWCERELGITPNEMFGQTEMNYLIGNSRHKWPAKPGSIGRPYPGHRLAVLNAQGKPCAVGQIGEIALNRYDMHGYPDPVLFLGYWRNDLATQAKFIGDWCLTGDLAQVDKDGYFWYAGRSDDVFKSSGYRIGPGEVENCLITHPAVANAAVVPKPDATRGALVKAYVVLRSGFHDTDKAGLVKTLQEHVKSRLAPYQSPREIEFVDALPMTTTGKIRRHVLRAREQQLSSGHGQPHKK from the coding sequence ATGAACGACCAATACTCGGATCTGTACCCGTCTTACCAATGGTTTGTCCCTTCTCAATTCAATATCGCCCAGGCGTGCGTGCATCGCTGGGCGGAAAATCCGCATGAAGGCCGGCGCATCGCGATCTACTTCGAAGACGAACTCGGCCACCGCGAAGTCTGGACCTACGCCCGCCTGTCTGAAACCGCCAATCAGTTGGCCAATGGCCTTAGCAGAATGGGGGTCGTACCCGGCGACCGCGTGGCTGTCGTCATGGCGCAACGCCCCGAAACCGCCGCGGCCTACATGGCCATTTTCAGCGTCGGCGCCATCGCCATGCCTCTGTCGGCGCTATTCGGCGCCGACGGCCTGAGCGTGCGCCTGCGCGACTCCGAGGCCCGTGTCGCCATTGTCGACCACACCACCGGGCCCGATTTGCTCCAGGCCCAAACGCAATGTCCCGCGCTCACGCAAGTCATAGGGCTGGGCTTTCTGCACGACAGCATCATTCCGTGGCGTTCGCTTCTGGCTCGGCAAGCCACCAGTTTTAAAAGCGTCGTCACCAAGTCGTCCGACCCCGCCCTGCTGCTATACACGTCGGGAACCACGGGTGCCCCCAAGGGCGCTTTGTTGCCCCACAGCGCCCTGATCGGCAATCTGCCCGGCTTTGTCGCCTCGCAAGACTGGTTTCCTCAAAAGTCCGACATTTTCTGGAGTCCGGCCGACTGGACCTGGACAGGCGGGCTCGTCGACTCGCTGTTGCCCACTCTGTATTTCGGGCACTCCATCGTGGGCACCCTGGGTCGATTCTCCGCCACGCGCGCCTTCGAAATCATGGAGCGCTATCAGGTCACCAATACATTCCTGTTTCCCACAGCCATCAAAATCATGATGGACGAAATCCGGGCGCCGCGCGAGCACTACAAACTTGCCTTGCGTTGCATCATGAGCGCCGGGGAAAGCGTGGGAACCGCCGTTTTCGACTGGTGCGAGCGCGAACTGGGCATTACCCCCAACGAAATGTTCGGCCAAACCGAAATGAACTACCTGATCGGCAACAGCCGCCATAAATGGCCCGCCAAACCAGGCAGCATCGGCCGCCCGTATCCGGGCCACCGGCTTGCCGTCCTCAATGCGCAAGGCAAGCCCTGCGCCGTTGGGCAGATCGGCGAAATCGCGCTTAACCGCTACGATATGCACGGGTATCCCGATCCCGTATTATTCCTTGGATATTGGCGCAACGACCTGGCCACTCAGGCAAAATTCATCGGCGACTGGTGTTTAACCGGCGACCTGGCCCAGGTCGATAAAGACGGCTATTTCTGGTATGCCGGCCGCAGCGACGATGTTTTCAAGAGCTCAGGATACCGCATCGGGCCTGGCGAAGTCGAAAACTGCCTCATCACCCACCCGGCCGTGGCCAACGCCGCCGTCGTACCCAAGCCCGACGCCACCCGAGGCGCCCTGGTCAAGGCATACGTCGTTTTACGATCCGGCTTTCACGATACAGACAAGGCGGGCCTGGTCAAGACGCTGCAGGAACACGTCAAGTCCCGTCTCGCTCCCTACCAGAGTCCCAGGGAAATCGAGTTCGTCGACGCGCTGCCC
- the leuS gene encoding leucine--tRNA ligase, with translation MQERYNPTAVEAASHQNWQARDAYRVVENATFPDGTAKPKFYACSMLPYPSGKLHMGHVRNYTINDMMARQLRMRGYNVLMPMGWDAFGMPAENAAIKSKVPPAKWTYDNIAYMKKQMQAMGLAIDWSREMCACDPQYYKWNQWLFLQMLDKGIAYRKTQVVNWDPVDQTVLANEQVIDGRGWRSGALVEKREIPGYYLRITDYADELLDHVKSGLPGWPERVRLMQENWIGKSAGVRFAFTHDIKNDTGELIQDGRMYVFTTRADTIMGVTFCAVAPEHPLAMHAARGNPELAAFIEACKQGGTTEAELATREKEGMLTGLTVTHPLTGAQVDVWVGNYVLISYGDGAVMGVPGHDERDFAFAKKYRLPIRDVIAIDGKTYSTDAWQEWYGDKQQGHTVHSGKYDGLSTAAAVDAVAADLAAQGLGEKQTTWRLRDWGISRQRYWGTPIPIIHCPDCGPVPVPEQDLPVVLPDDLIPDGSGNPLAKHEAFLSCKCPKCGTAARRETDTMDTFVDSSWYFMRYTSPNNDKAMVDARNDYWMPMDQYIGGIEHAVLHLLYARFWTRVMRDLGLVKFSEPFTRLLCQGMVLNHIYSRKNAQGGIEYFWPEEIENTYDAKGAISGSHLRSDGSAVQYGGIGTMSKSKNNGVDPQSLIDSMGADTARLFVMFASPPEQTLEWSDSGVEGANRFLRKLWMLCLDRQSTVLGAPAAAADWSQASEAIKALRREIHGLLKQADYDYQRIQYNTVVSTCMKMLNAIESAKLGDSQAASQAVAETLSILLRVLYPVVPHITWQLWQDLGFDRAYGDLLDAPWPDVDAAALIADEIELMLQVNGKLRGSLTVANGANKADIEQLAVAHDAVARFLEGRPVKRAIVVPGKLVNIVG, from the coding sequence ATGCAGGAACGTTATAACCCCACTGCCGTCGAAGCGGCCTCCCACCAAAACTGGCAAGCACGCGACGCGTATCGCGTCGTGGAAAACGCCACGTTCCCGGACGGCACGGCCAAGCCCAAGTTCTATGCCTGCTCCATGCTGCCCTACCCGAGCGGCAAACTGCACATGGGGCACGTACGCAACTACACCATCAACGACATGATGGCGCGCCAGTTGCGCATGCGCGGCTATAACGTGCTGATGCCCATGGGCTGGGACGCGTTCGGCATGCCGGCCGAAAACGCCGCCATCAAATCCAAGGTGCCGCCCGCCAAATGGACGTACGACAATATCGCGTACATGAAAAAGCAGATGCAGGCGATGGGTCTGGCCATAGACTGGTCGCGCGAAATGTGCGCCTGCGACCCCCAATACTACAAATGGAACCAGTGGCTGTTTCTGCAGATGCTCGACAAGGGCATCGCCTATCGCAAAACCCAGGTTGTCAACTGGGATCCGGTCGATCAAACCGTGCTGGCCAACGAGCAGGTCATAGACGGACGCGGCTGGCGCTCGGGCGCCCTGGTCGAAAAGCGCGAAATTCCGGGTTACTACCTGCGCATCACCGACTACGCCGATGAACTGCTCGATCACGTGAAAAGCGGCCTGCCCGGCTGGCCCGAGCGCGTACGCCTGATGCAGGAAAACTGGATAGGCAAAAGCGCGGGCGTGCGCTTTGCCTTTACGCACGACATCAAGAACGATACCGGCGAACTCATACAAGACGGACGCATGTATGTCTTTACGACCCGCGCCGACACCATCATGGGCGTTACATTCTGCGCCGTCGCTCCCGAGCACCCGCTGGCCATGCACGCGGCACGCGGCAACCCCGAGCTCGCGGCTTTTATCGAAGCCTGCAAGCAAGGAGGCACGACCGAGGCCGAACTGGCCACGCGCGAAAAAGAAGGGATGCTCACAGGGCTGACCGTCACACACCCGTTGACCGGGGCCCAGGTCGATGTATGGGTCGGCAATTATGTGCTGATCAGCTACGGCGACGGCGCGGTCATGGGCGTGCCCGGCCACGATGAGCGCGATTTTGCCTTTGCCAAAAAATACCGCCTGCCCATCCGCGACGTCATTGCCATCGACGGCAAAACCTATTCCACCGACGCCTGGCAGGAATGGTATGGCGACAAGCAGCAGGGGCACACCGTCCACTCGGGCAAATATGACGGCCTGAGCACCGCCGCGGCCGTCGATGCCGTGGCCGCCGATCTGGCTGCTCAGGGCCTGGGTGAAAAACAAACCACCTGGCGCTTGCGCGACTGGGGGATTTCGCGCCAGCGGTACTGGGGCACGCCAATCCCCATTATCCATTGCCCCGATTGCGGTCCGGTGCCGGTGCCCGAGCAAGACCTGCCGGTGGTGCTGCCCGACGACCTGATCCCCGACGGCAGCGGCAACCCCCTGGCCAAGCACGAGGCATTCCTGTCCTGCAAATGCCCGAAATGCGGAACAGCGGCGCGGCGTGAAACCGACACCATGGATACCTTTGTCGATTCATCCTGGTACTTCATGCGCTACACCTCGCCCAACAACGACAAGGCCATGGTCGATGCCCGCAACGACTACTGGATGCCCATGGATCAATACATAGGCGGGATTGAGCACGCCGTATTGCATCTGCTGTACGCCCGTTTCTGGACGCGGGTCATGCGCGACCTGGGCCTGGTGAAATTCAGCGAGCCCTTCACCCGGCTGCTATGCCAGGGCATGGTGCTCAATCACATCTACTCGCGCAAGAACGCGCAGGGCGGCATCGAATACTTCTGGCCCGAAGAGATCGAAAACACCTACGACGCCAAGGGTGCGATCAGCGGATCGCACCTGCGATCGGACGGATCGGCCGTCCAGTATGGCGGCATAGGCACCATGTCCAAATCCAAAAACAATGGCGTGGATCCCCAGTCGCTCATCGACTCCATGGGTGCCGATACCGCCCGTCTGTTCGTCATGTTCGCCAGCCCGCCGGAACAAACTCTGGAATGGTCCGATTCGGGCGTGGAAGGCGCCAACCGTTTCCTGCGCAAACTCTGGATGCTCTGCCTCGACAGGCAGTCAACCGTACTGGGCGCGCCGGCTGCCGCCGCCGACTGGTCCCAGGCCAGTGAAGCCATCAAGGCCCTGCGGCGCGAAATCCATGGCTTGCTCAAGCAGGCCGATTACGACTATCAGCGCATTCAGTACAACACGGTGGTCTCGACCTGCATGAAAATGCTCAACGCCATCGAGTCGGCCAAACTGGGCGACAGCCAGGCCGCATCGCAGGCCGTGGCCGAAACGCTGAGCATCCTGCTGCGCGTGCTGTATCCGGTCGTGCCCCACATCACCTGGCAGCTCTGGCAGGATCTTGGTTTCGATCGCGCCTACGGCGACCTGCTCGATGCACCCTGGCCCGATGTCGACGCAGCGGCGCTGATTGCCGATGAAATCGAACTCATGCTGCAGGTCAACGGCAAGCTGCGCGGCTCTCTCACCGTCGCCAACGGCGCCAACAAGGCCGACATCGAGCAACTGGCGGTGGCCCACGATGCCGTAGCCCGCTTTCTCGAGGGTCGGCCCGTCAAGCGAGCCATCGTGGTTCCTGGCAAACTCGTCAATATTGTCGGATAA
- the rpmG gene encoding 50S ribosomal protein L33, protein MAKGIREKIKLESTAGTGHFYTTTKNKRSMPEKMLIKKFDPVARKHVDYKETKLK, encoded by the coding sequence ATGGCAAAAGGTATACGCGAGAAAATCAAACTCGAATCGACCGCCGGTACTGGTCATTTTTACACGACCACCAAAAACAAACGCAGCATGCCCGAAAAAATGCTGATCAAAAAATTTGATCCCGTTGCTCGCAAGCATGTCGATTACAAAGAAACCAAGCTTAAATAA
- the holA gene encoding DNA polymerase III subunit delta yields MGRRLDIDSLLKSLQQAQAALDPLYIVSGDEPLLITEAMDGLRAAATRAGYAERTSLMLDARSDWSTVTAATQNISLFGDRRLIELKIPTGKPGKTGGEVLLKLAGMAQSGELADTLVLVSLPRLDKTTRTSKWAQGLMQCGTAIELANVERTDLPRWIQQRLARQNQQLDPATLEWMADKVEGNLLAAFQEIQKLALLYPEGKIDAADVERAVLNVARYDVFGLRDAMLAGQAAKALTILAGLRAEGEALPLVLWAVGDEIRIMARLALAQSLGRDLGSEMRNQRIFGAREQLVRQTLARVPHKAWPAAVQHAHDVDRLIKGLKVPGRLDDPWEEMGRLALRIAAGKPRAAH; encoded by the coding sequence ATGGGACGCCGACTCGACATCGACAGCCTGTTGAAAAGCCTTCAACAGGCTCAAGCCGCGCTTGATCCGCTTTACATTGTGTCGGGCGACGAACCCCTGCTGATCACCGAAGCCATGGATGGCTTGCGTGCCGCGGCCACCAGGGCGGGCTATGCCGAGCGCACCAGCCTCATGCTCGACGCGCGCAGCGATTGGAGCACCGTTACCGCGGCAACGCAGAACATCTCGCTGTTTGGAGATCGACGCCTGATCGAATTGAAAATCCCCACCGGCAAGCCTGGCAAGACAGGCGGCGAAGTCCTCCTCAAACTGGCCGGCATGGCGCAAAGCGGCGAGCTTGCCGATACGCTTGTGCTGGTCAGCCTGCCGCGGCTGGATAAGACAACCCGCACCAGCAAATGGGCACAGGGCCTGATGCAGTGCGGCACAGCCATTGAACTGGCCAACGTCGAGCGCACCGATCTGCCCCGCTGGATACAGCAACGGCTGGCCAGGCAGAATCAGCAGCTCGATCCGGCAACGCTCGAATGGATGGCCGACAAGGTCGAAGGCAACTTGCTGGCGGCTTTTCAGGAAATACAGAAACTGGCCCTGTTGTACCCCGAAGGCAAGATCGACGCCGCCGACGTCGAGCGCGCCGTCCTGAACGTGGCGCGCTACGATGTATTCGGCCTGCGCGATGCCATGCTGGCCGGCCAGGCAGCCAAGGCCCTGACCATACTGGCCGGACTGCGCGCCGAAGGAGAAGCGCTGCCCCTGGTACTCTGGGCGGTCGGCGACGAAATCCGCATCATGGCCCGGCTGGCGCTGGCCCAGTCGCTGGGTCGCGACTTGGGAAGCGAGATGCGCAATCAACGGATTTTCGGGGCACGCGAACAGCTGGTGCGCCAGACGCTGGCGCGCGTGCCGCACAAGGCGTGGCCGGCCGCCGTCCAGCACGCCCACGATGTCGATCGCCTTATCAAAGGGCTGAAGGTGCCCGGCCGGCTCGACGACCCATGGGAAGAAATGGGGCGGCTTGCCCTGCGTATCGCCGCCGGCAAACCCAGGGCCGCACATTGA
- a CDS encoding class I SAM-dependent RNA methyltransferase, translating into MTDSPKPKKTLTLKKTAAARPSEAPAERRKRAGGRARQVAQLERARDQQRNTREPAPLPPIAVASAPRKQRSRNASSQEHAAPAAATPETDEFHARHTEHRGSRSQSRAEIFPVFAPCPQGIEEALAAELQALGFDQVQPARAGCSFYADWTGIQRANLYSRLATRILVQVAHGPVHHEDDILDLAYRTPWERWFGAEQTLRVDTSAIRSPMKSLQYCNLRAKDGICDRLRDREGSRPDIDTVRPDARVHLFLTEDTGTLYLDTSGESLFKRGWRLDKGSAPLRENLAAGLLALSGWDPSQPLLDPFCGSGTILIEAAWIALGVPAGIWRPFGFERLRNHDARHWRDIKDEARTHIAPQLESPLVGYDIDPAAIDAAKLNMERAWLTTDSIRFESGDARQVRPPAESGWLITNPPYGERLVNDEAGLWRAWSENLKKNYSGWEISIISSDMDLPQLLRLKPKRRYPLYNGALDCRLFSFEMVAAGYRRPGS; encoded by the coding sequence ATGACCGATAGTCCCAAGCCCAAAAAAACGCTTACGCTCAAAAAAACAGCGGCCGCCCGCCCCTCCGAAGCGCCGGCTGAACGCCGCAAACGAGCCGGAGGACGGGCTCGCCAGGTTGCCCAGCTCGAGCGCGCACGCGATCAGCAGCGCAACACACGCGAGCCTGCTCCTCTTCCTCCCATCGCCGTGGCGTCCGCCCCCCGCAAACAGCGCTCCCGCAACGCATCCAGCCAGGAACACGCCGCGCCAGCGGCCGCCACACCCGAAACCGACGAATTTCATGCCCGGCACACCGAGCATCGGGGCTCCCGATCGCAGTCGCGCGCCGAAATATTTCCTGTCTTTGCCCCCTGCCCCCAAGGTATCGAAGAAGCACTGGCCGCCGAACTGCAAGCCCTGGGTTTCGACCAGGTCCAGCCCGCCCGCGCGGGATGCAGCTTTTACGCCGACTGGACCGGCATACAACGTGCCAATCTGTATTCCAGGCTGGCCACGCGCATTCTGGTGCAAGTGGCCCACGGCCCGGTTCATCATGAAGACGACATCCTCGATCTCGCCTATCGCACTCCCTGGGAACGCTGGTTTGGCGCCGAACAAACCCTGCGTGTCGATACCTCGGCCATACGCAGCCCCATGAAAAGCCTGCAATACTGCAATCTGCGCGCCAAGGACGGCATCTGCGACCGCCTGCGGGACCGCGAAGGCAGCCGCCCCGATATCGATACGGTCAGGCCCGATGCCCGAGTACACCTGTTCCTCACCGAGGATACCGGCACACTCTATCTCGATACTTCGGGTGAATCGCTGTTCAAACGCGGCTGGCGACTCGACAAGGGCAGCGCCCCGCTACGCGAGAATCTGGCGGCGGGCCTGCTGGCGCTTTCCGGCTGGGACCCGTCCCAGCCTCTGCTGGACCCTTTCTGCGGCAGCGGCACAATACTTATCGAGGCGGCCTGGATCGCGCTGGGCGTGCCGGCCGGCATCTGGCGCCCATTCGGCTTTGAGCGCCTGCGCAACCACGACGCGCGGCATTGGCGCGACATCAAGGACGAGGCCCGCACACATATCGCGCCGCAGCTTGAAAGCCCGCTGGTCGGCTACGATATCGACCCCGCCGCCATCGACGCCGCCAAACTCAATATGGAACGCGCGTGGTTGACCACCGATTCAATCCGCTTCGAATCAGGCGATGCCCGACAGGTCCGGCCACCGGCCGAATCGGGCTGGCTTATTACCAACCCCCCCTACGGTGAACGCCTGGTCAACGACGAGGCCGGCCTGTGGCGCGCCTGGTCGGAAAATCTCAAAAAGAACTATAGTGGCTGGGAAATCAGCATTATTTCCAGCGACATGGACTTGCCGCAATTGCTGCGCCTCAAGCCCAAGCGCCGCTACCCCTTGTACAACGGGGCCCTGGATTGCCGCTTGTTCAGCTTCGAGATGGTCGCGGCCGGCTATCGCCGCCCAGGCTCCTGA
- a CDS encoding glutamate-5-semialdehyde dehydrogenase produces the protein MTDSTVLDAASTDAVIHDMTVLGMQARQASRLMMKAAGHAKAHALRAMAARLQANKEYLREENAKDLDHARKNQLAPAMIDRLTLSDKALNTMATGLLQIADMPDPIGSQTASTTRPNGMRVAQMRVPLGVIGIIYESRPNVTIDAAALCLKSGNAVILRGGSEALHSNLALGSIIQEGLADAALPAHAVQVVGTTDRAAVGQLITMTDYIDVIVPRGGKGLIARLSAEAKVPLIKHLDGNCHVYIDAAADLDKAHNVAVNAKTYRYGVCGAMETLLVHQDIAARILPRLAKTLGDKGVELRGCERTRALVASAIPATEEDWATEYLAPILAIRVVDSLDQAIEHIARWSSGHTESIVTESLPAATQFQREVDSSSVYINLPTCFADGFEYGLGAEIGISTNRLHARGPVGLEGLTTLKWVLTGEGQLRG, from the coding sequence ATGACCGACTCCACCGTTCTCGACGCAGCGTCAACCGACGCAGTCATCCACGACATGACCGTTCTGGGCATGCAGGCCCGCCAGGCCTCGCGCCTCATGATGAAAGCCGCGGGCCACGCCAAGGCTCACGCCCTGCGTGCCATGGCCGCACGCCTGCAAGCCAATAAAGAATATCTGCGGGAAGAAAATGCCAAAGACCTCGACCATGCCAGGAAGAATCAACTGGCCCCGGCCATGATCGATCGCCTGACGCTGTCCGACAAGGCACTGAACACCATGGCCACGGGCCTGCTGCAAATTGCCGACATGCCCGACCCCATCGGCAGCCAGACGGCATCCACCACGCGGCCCAACGGCATGCGTGTGGCGCAGATGCGCGTACCTCTTGGGGTGATCGGCATTATTTACGAATCGCGCCCCAACGTTACCATCGACGCCGCCGCGCTCTGCCTGAAATCCGGCAATGCCGTCATTTTGCGCGGCGGCAGCGAAGCCCTGCATTCCAACCTGGCGCTGGGCTCCATTATCCAGGAAGGCCTGGCCGATGCGGCGCTGCCCGCCCATGCCGTGCAGGTCGTGGGCACCACCGACCGCGCGGCGGTGGGTCAATTGATTACCATGACCGACTATATCGACGTCATCGTTCCGCGCGGCGGCAAGGGCCTGATCGCACGGCTTTCGGCCGAGGCCAAGGTGCCGCTCATCAAGCATCTGGACGGCAATTGCCATGTATATATCGATGCCGCCGCCGATCTCGACAAGGCGCACAATGTCGCCGTCAATGCGAAAACCTACCGCTATGGCGTCTGCGGCGCCATGGAAACCCTGCTGGTGCACCAGGACATCGCCGCCCGCATTCTGCCGCGCCTGGCTAAAACACTGGGCGACAAAGGGGTTGAGTTGCGCGGCTGCGAACGAACCCGGGCCCTGGTTGCAAGCGCCATACCGGCCACCGAGGAAGACTGGGCCACCGAATACCTCGCGCCCATACTGGCGATCCGAGTCGTCGACAGCCTGGATCAGGCCATCGAGCACATTGCGCGCTGGAGCTCCGGCCATACCGAATCGATCGTCACTGAAAGCCTGCCCGCCGCCACGCAGTTCCAGCGCGAAGTCGACTCAAGCTCGGTCTACATCAATCTGCCCACCTGCTTCGCCGATGGCTTCGAATACGGCCTGGGCGCCGAAATCGGCATCTCGACCAATCGTTTGCACGCCCGCGGTCCGGTCGGCCTCGAAGGCCTGACCACGCTCAAATGGGTACTTACCGGCGAAGGCCAACTGCGCGGCTGA
- the rpmB gene encoding 50S ribosomal protein L28 — translation MARVCQVTGKGPMTGNNVSHANNKTKRRFLPNLQSRRFWVESENRWIRLRVSTKAIRTIDKNGIDVVLADLRARGELA, via the coding sequence ATGGCACGCGTATGCCAAGTTACCGGCAAAGGCCCAATGACGGGCAACAATGTTTCGCACGCAAACAATAAAACCAAGCGTCGCTTTTTACCTAACCTGCAATCGCGCCGCTTCTGGGTCGAGAGCGAAAACCGCTGGATACGCTTGCGCGTTTCCACCAAAGCGATCCGCACAATCGATAAAAACGGCATCGATGTCGTTTTGGCCGACTTGCGCGCCCGCGGCGAACTGGCTTAA
- a CDS encoding RDD family protein, with protein MSTSPSRWRRFACMMYEAVLLFGVIFLAGYLFDTLTQSRSGLMLRHTRQALLFVAIGLYFVLCWRKQGQTLPMKTWNIRLIDRNGASPPLSRLILRYILIWPIPLVAAMLVRAASHASGYSSTDLLIVAAPFTLFLWTWIDADQQFLHDRLLGTRLIAVPDTPKHPV; from the coding sequence ATGTCCACCTCCCCCTCGCGCTGGCGCCGGTTCGCCTGCATGATGTATGAAGCAGTACTGTTGTTCGGGGTGATTTTCCTCGCGGGCTACCTGTTCGACACGCTTACGCAAAGCCGCAGCGGACTCATGCTGCGCCATACCCGGCAAGCCTTGCTATTTGTTGCAATCGGCCTGTATTTTGTGCTTTGCTGGCGCAAGCAGGGGCAAACCCTGCCCATGAAAACCTGGAACATCCGGCTGATCGATCGCAACGGCGCCTCTCCGCCGCTCTCTCGTCTGATTCTGCGCTATATCCTGATCTGGCCGATTCCCCTGGTTGCGGCAATGCTGGTGCGCGCCGCCTCGCATGCCAGCGGTTACAGCTCTACCGACCTGCTCATCGTCGCGGCCCCATTCACCTTGTTTCTCTGGACCTGGATCGATGCCGATCAGCAGTTTCTCCACGACCGCCTGCTGGGGACACGTCTGATCGCAGTGCCGGACACACCCAAACACCCCGTATAA